TTTGATTAtgactgctgtttttcttcaggTCTTTATAAAGCGTCCTGGTAGcgtagctgttagagctgctgcctttggacttaaaggttgcaggtttgaatcccatctacagctgctgtgcccttgagcaaggcacttagccgacattgctccagtaaaattacccagctgtataaacaggtaaataattgtaagttatttGGAGAAACAAGTCAGTAAATGCAATTGGTCACGTTCTCTTagtttaaactttgtttttcggcagaaaaaatgcagaaagttcTTAAGCCAGTATATTATCCATGTGACTGGCACGAAATCCTTCACTGATCAGTTTACTTTCTTGTCTGCTCAGTTGAATGAGCTGCATCTCTGTAGAACCTGCTTCTACCTGTCCAACGCTCGACCACATAACTGGTTCTGCTACCCCTGTGTGAGTATGAACTGTTGTTAGTCTTCTGGTCACAATTACACAAAGTTATCTGAGCACTCAGTGAGTGTTGCTGAAATGACACTGTCAGCTATCACTCTCACTGTCTCTGCACCACACTGCAGCCTTTAGTTGAAAACCATAATTTCTTTGCTGGTTAGACCCCCAATCACGAGCTGGTCTGGGCAAGGATGAAGGGTTTCGGCTTCTGGCCAGCAAAAATTCTGCAGAGGGAGGAAAATCAAGTGGATGTACGATTCTTTGGTCACCAGCATCAGAGGTAAGCAAGAGAAGGAGGGGAAGAGAGGGACCACTGGCGAGGGAACGAAACACAGGAAGTCTGAGTGTCACTCATTAGTTGTGTTTGGCTGGAGGGGGAACTTTCAAGCTCTCTATACATTGCCATGTATGTTACGGTTTCCATAGAGTTAAAAGTCTTGCTGTAAACTGTTGCAAACATCAGAGAACTTATTGTTGAAGCTCTCAACATTGCACTTTTTAACCAGTGAGCTTCTGCATGCAACAGTGTTAAGACAGCCAGCTCATCGCAGCATTGGAGAGACGGCCAGTCCTGAGCTCATCGGCTGCCAGACATAAACAGCTTTTAAAACTGCAACAATAAAAGAAGAAGAGAATGGATCCATTAGTAAGCACTTTATAAGTGAGTCTGAAGGATTAAGAACAGTAGCAGAACTCTGAAAGGTCATAAGCCTGTGACTGTGATTACAGGCAGTCTTCTAGTGAAGAGTTGGCTTGGAATACATGCCCCACTGCGTTTGTGAGAACGTAGTTGTATGGGAGTCCGAATCCAAGGATGTTCTCTTCCCTAGAGCATGGATTCCTGCCGACAACATCCAGGACATCCAGGTGAgcgtgcagcagctgcaggtgaAGCGCAGTGCTGGCTGGAAGAAAGCCTGTGAGGAATTGGCCCTGTACCAGCGCTTCCTGCGGGAGGGTCGTGTGTGGAAGGCCAGGATGGAGGATCGCATGGAAGAAGAGCCTGAGTCCAGTATCTCCTCAACCAGCAATGAGCAGGTGGGGAACGGTCCATATATACATAACTTAGACACACAGCACAACTGTATAAACCCACAATGCCACCCCCACCTGGAGCAATGAATAGGCAGGGCAATAAATACTCAGGCACCCTTTATATAACAGATGGTCGTATGAGACTTTGGACTTACAAACCCacctaatttacatttattcatttagctgatacttacGATgtcaagctacctacagttatttacccatatatacactgctgggtaattttactggaacaggggtaagtatcttggtcaaggtttttacagcagtaggcgggatttgaacctacgacTGTCGGATCAAAGGCAGCACCTCGATCCACTACGTTCTCAGCTGTTCCTGTAATTTGTACCATGAAATTTGCATGAGGAGCCGTCAGCTCGCACAACAGAACTTTCGATCAAAAACACAAGCCTTAGTGACATCAAATAGCCCTCCCAGTGTTTATCATGGCTTCTCTGCACATCTTCATTGTCTCTCAGCTATGTGCCATGTGGCTGATCTTGCCAGCATCATCTCGGAATTCTTGTGATATTTTCTTATATTATACAACCATCATCTCTGGAAATAATGGAAGAGGCCCGAAGCAAAAAAGTTACATAGGAGGTCTCTATATACATCATGTGTACAAGATTAACAAAggtttcaaaataaaactgctggGTCCCAATGTGAGGTAGGAGTTTCTTCAGGAATGTCCTGGCTTCCTGACTGGGTAGCTCCCTTACCTTACTCTGgatctcctctgacctctggcagaGAGATGTGTTTGTCATACAGTATCTTCCATTTTGATGATAACAGGTGATCATTAGGATGGTATGATATGTCTTCTTACAGCTTTGTTCTCTGAAGGCAATTCTGAACTGCAGTTTTTGAAAACACTCTTTAAGAAGACAAGGAAAGAACAgataaaatgtctgttttctaCTCTGGTTTCAGTTTTGTCCATATTTTCCCCCACACAGTTAAAAAGTAATTCCTTCCTCTGACCCAGTCCTTTCCAATTTCGAGACACTCTACAAATCTCTACTTATGATTTCACTCCAGTCACCTCTGAAGGACTTGTGCAGTACTGTGTTTCTCATTATAGTAACGGTGCCAAGAAACATCCGGTCTTCCAAGTCGAAGTAAAGAAGCTCTCTGTGCTTAACtgcctgtgctgctgctgacaccCCCGGCCAGCCACTATCATAGCAGTGTCCTTGACTGATGCCAGGGCTACAATTATTAATAACGGGTGTCTCACTACAATAAAGACTTTGTGTATTAATTGTGTGTAACCAATTTCTTTGGAATACAGCTTAAAGCACTGCATTCATTAGCCTTGACTTTCCCAGTTAATCACATTGCATTTCACAGCTCAACTGAACATTATTTAATCATATCTTGGCACTGtgtgttttaagtgttttattaGTTATAGATTTTTGTCAGCATTTGTACATAAAAGCCAAATTACAAATAACAAAATGCTTGCTGTGGAGTTTACAGCAACGCAACAATATGTGCGTAgcttttctgttgtattttttgacAACCACTTAAATGGAGCCGTATTTCTCTGCTCAGATGAGTGCTccataaaaataagttgaattgaACTGATCCACAGCTGAAGGTGAACCAGGAAcccaaaacaaagaaacttcGTCGTAGCCAGAATCCCGAACCCAAAGAAGAGGTGAGTGTGCTGTTGTGTGCCATCTAACCAGAAGCTGTAGGTGTATTAAACTCTGGTAGCATGTTGAGAAGGAGACTgttaagaaataaacaaaacatagtCATGCTCATTATATTATAGTCCTCAGGTACAGAGTCCAGGGCTCTGACCACTACTTCACACTGCTGACCACAGTACTCAGTACTGTTACCCTCATTACATTACAGTATTCAGATGCAGAATTCAGTATGCTGACCACTACTCCACACTGCTGCTCCGCTGTCTCTAGGATCCGCAACCTGAGATGGAGGCAGTCAGCTCCAGCCAGGAGATCCCTACTTCACCCCACCAGCCTGAGAAGTCCTCTGTGTCGACACAGACCCGAAAGGGCAGTACGGCGTCTCCCCGGACCATACACCGTTGTACTCAGACCAACAGTGACAGCAGCTGCCAGAACCGATGCCATGAGAAGTACACCAAGATCTTTAATGATGTCAAGGAGATGATGAAGGTGGACAACAAGCGTGAGACAGAGAGGGTGGTCAGGGAGGCGCTGGAGAAGGTAAgggttgtgtttctgtgtgtgaccGGGCActggaaaaggtgtgtgtgtcacgGGATGCGCTAGAGTAGATGAGAACTGTATTTGGATTTCAACTTGTGAAACAGATATGGGAAATAAAGGTAGGAAGTGGCTGAGCTTTTTGCCTTGTtggcagcagctgtgtgtgtctgtacctcGCCCAGTGGGCGACTGAACATGACCAGATGTGACCGTAGTTGACTGGTAGATCATGAATAGAGGTTTCACTTGTGATTTCAGCTGCgtgcagagatggaggaggagcgACGACAGGCAGTGGCCAAGGCAGTGTCCGGTGCCCAGGCTGAAATGGAGCGCAGGTGCAAGCAGGTAAAGGACAAGTGCAAGGAGGAGCTGGCGGAGGAGGTGAAGAAAATCATGGCTCAGCACAAGCAACTGATCTCCCAGACTAAGAAGAAGCAGTGGGTGAGTGTcactcaggtttttttttttattagaagtTTCGCACAAATATACTGGTCCTGAAAAGTTCAATGAATCAGTGTAATCTTAGACATGAAGGTCAATGACCACAGAAGAAATACAGATATAATGTATCATGGCAGCTTCCCTCCTGGCGCTTGAACGTGCATCCTGGTTCTTCTGAGAGCACAATCCAAGACACCATGTGTTGGCCCTCTGCCTCATAGTTTGTAAAAACTATAAGTATTGGTACAACATGTACTAGCACTACTGTCtgttataaaaatataagtacatacacacacacacacacacacacataatctAAAATGACAAAAGTACTGTCTGTCCCCAACCTTGTGTCCAGTGCTGTTTGCTGacataagtgaagaaaatgcactttGATGTTTGAAAatttatcttcaaaaatttgtagcGTAACACTTTGTGACACAGGGTACCAGTGTGTTCAAGTccaagtggtttttattgtcattcctctatatagcttgtatgcagtggaacacaatgtcgtttctctggagaccatggtgcaacacagttGATATGACTGTACAGACTTTTATTTTGCCAAGCTGTGGTGAATCCACTGCTGTAACGTACTCTGGTAATGCTGATGCAAAGCGTGTGACCGTTGCTAAGGTAACTGTGCAGCCTTTCTTCGGCAGTGCTACAACTGCGAGGAGGAGGCCATGTACCATTGCTGCTGGAACACCTCCTACTGCTCCATCAAGTGCCAGCAGGAGCACTGGCACGCCGACCACAAGCGCACTTGTCGCAGGAAGCGGTGAAAGCCCGGCCCCTCGTCACCTTTCTGTGTCCCCCCCCCGGCTCCACAGCAGCTCTTAACACACCATCCCCAGAACATAATTAACCGGTTTGCACATAGTTGGGAGTTTTCTCGTTTTTCTCACTTTCATTCCTGTTTGTTTAATAaacttgatgtttttctcagtcCATGGTAAGAACTTGCAGGAGCATGGCTTCAGTGTGCGGTggtcttttttatttgttcctttttacATGTGCTctcaaaaatgttgtttttagtAAACGATGAACCCTagcaaaatgcatttcatttttagaatttttaaaatcacttttcttattgtaaaattaacaaaaatatattaatttgtgGAGAATATAATGATTTTATGCTGCAGAAAAATGGTGTAACAGGTGTGAAACAATAAGCTGctttattttatacatacatataaaacacacCAATTCAGATTTGAAATGTATCTAAAAGCTCATGTGGTAGAGAAGAAAATTAAGAGTTTAGTAGCTATACATGTAAATCTGGAAATTTTATCTTTATTAATGTGTGTCAGTTGCTAATTTGGGGAATAGGCATGTGATGTCAAGTGTCAATTCTATAGGGAGAAATATGGGGTTTCAGGTTTATCCACAAACAGATGTTTCCAATATGCTCTACTGTTTCTGCTATGAATGTGTGGAATCTTGGAATTTTTTGTCACGTGGATCTTTGGGATTTTTTCAATAATTACATCCAGTTATTGTggttttgcacattttgtgtCCTCCAGTGACCCAGATTATTGTGGATATGCCAAAACACTTCATTTGTAGTATCTGTGTGATGGGGAAACTGCACTTAAACCACTTATGTTTCTGTCTTTATGTTTAGCAGGAGTCGGCAAGTGGGAGTGAAGGATTGTGGCATTATGGGTAGTGTGATCAGTGTGATAACATACATGGTGTAGAGCTTCTCACGTGTTCTCAGCTTTTGGTCACGGTTAACAGTTGTGGCTCATGgcctttaattacaaaacaGATTGCAGAAAAGGGCAAGAGGCTAAATCTCTAGTTCAAAGACTGGAGAGactgtaaaatgtactttaaatggtgtgcatttttactttgaattgtaATGGACGCTTCTTTCGATTTGGGTCTCGCAAGTAATGAAGTTCTCCTGTACAGCAGGCTGATGAGAGCAGACCTTGGAGGTGAGCTGTGTGAAGCAGTGACCATCCAGCATCTACAgttacgtttacatgtattcatttagcagacgcttttctctaaagcaacgtataAGTGTCATCTACGGGTGGATTCTGTGCTCACGTCGCTAGGAGAGCAGGGGGAGAAACGTGTGTCTGAaggcacacatttatttttaagccaCTGGCTGCCATGAGGGCAAGAGAATCTTTCTAAGGTGCCTGCAGCCTGTCTTGTGTTTGTCCAGCCCAGCGGAAGATACTTTTTCTTGAAGAAGTGTTCCATGTATTGTCCCCTTTCTGGTCGTTGTGGTTGTGACCTATTGCTGGTATTCATACGGCCTTCCCTGTGCCCCAACTGAAAAGTACCCAGTAGTGCGAGGGTGCCGTGACCCCCTTGTCCACGATCGCGTTCAGGAAACTTTGTCATGACGTAACTCCGAGTGCTTTACGGAGCGGTTTAGTGCGCACAGCCTGCTGGAGACAGACTCTGAGGAACCAGGTTCCCTCTCActgtccctctgtgtgtgtgtgtgtgtgtgtgtgtgtgtgtgtgtgtgtgtgtgtgtgtgcgcgcgtgcgcgcgcgtttGCAGTGCCTGTTGGACTGCCATCATCGCTGCCATTTTTGTAACTCGCTGTAGCTGGCCTTATGTAATGGTGCTCTGTGTGCTGACATGTACCAATAAACACATCTCCTAGCAGCACGCCAGGCTCCCAAAGCTGCTCTTTCCGCTTCTCTCTGCCACAGGTGGAAGGGCTGCGTGCAGGAAAGTAGCGTAGGGCTCAGGGCACATTATTCCCCACGTCCCTCTGCTGCAGTGACCTGTTCTTTACCATGGTTACACTGGTACTGATATCTGCTTCACATCTGAACAACTATTCTGTGTGTAAAAGTCCACTTTGCCACCTTTTCACAATGAGCTCAAGATTCGCTCCAGATGCCCCGAGTGCTGTGATGATGCCACCCCCTCCTCACGTTTCTCAAGAGTTCCGACGAACTGAAAAGAGCGAGAAGGGTTCCGagagcaacaaaaataaaaggttttattttaattacttgaaTATAAAACATGTCACAGATGTACAAAGCTTAGCAGTGGTTCTGGATAAAGGTGCCACCCATGGGAACAAAGTCAAGTATTCCTTCGATCAGCTGCAAACCTGTGGCTTAATAAATGATGCTAACAATGAATCGTTGAGACAGGAAgggtttgtctgtgtgtgtgtgtgtgcgcgcctgtGTGTAAGAAGCACCATCAGGAACTTTAGTCGTGTTAtggtattttgttttaaacatttcactgcCTTTTGTACGTGTTGTTATCC
The window above is part of the Scleropages formosus chromosome 19, fSclFor1.1, whole genome shotgun sequence genome. Proteins encoded here:
- the LOC108927701 gene encoding zinc finger MYND domain-containing protein 11-like isoform X3 — translated: MEDSRPRDNGSNWQCVVCKGSKKKNLNKQEMSKYLRFIVQRVRERAVDLNKKGKDTTQPMYRRLIHTPLDVSNIQENVAEGKYKSFEEFKADVQLIVHNTAILFGANSDQAEIARLLYSDTLHELNELHLCRTCFYLSNARPHNWFCYPCTPNHELVWARMKGFGFWPAKILQREENQVDVRFFGHQHQRAWIPADNIQDIQVSVQQLQVKRSAGWKKACEELALYQRFLREGRVWKARMEDRMEEEPESSISSTSNEQLKVNQEPKTKKLRRSQNPEPKEEDPQPEMEAVSSSQEIPTSPHQPEKSSVSTQTRKGSTASPRTIHRCTQTNSDSSCQNRCHEKYTKIFNDVKEMMKVDNKRETERVVREALEKLRAEMEEERRQAVAKAVSGAQAEMERRCKQVKDKCKEELAEEVKKIMAQHKQLISQTKKKQWCYNCEEEAMYHCCWNTSYCSIKCQQEHWHADHKRTCRRKR
- the LOC108927701 gene encoding zinc finger MYND domain-containing protein 11-like isoform X1 — protein: MSKEGMSRMVKKRQADPRVVQSIWAAIEVIRNQKQIANVDRISKYLSRVFGVHPKETARQLSLAVKDGLVVETLTVGCKGSKAGIEQEGYWLPGDETDWEPESHDGYCFECHQPGDVLPCDGCFRVYHLRCLMEDSRPRDNGSNWQCVVCKGSKKKNLNKQEMSKYLRFIVQRVRERAVDLNKKGKDTTQPMYRRLIHTPLDVSNIQENVAEGKYKSFEEFKADVQLIVHNTAILFGANSDQAEIARLLYSDTLHELNELHLCRTCFYLSNARPHNWFCYPCTPNHELVWARMKGFGFWPAKILQREENQVDVRFFGHQHQRAWIPADNIQDIQVSVQQLQVKRSAGWKKACEELALYQRFLREGRVWKARMEDRMEEEPESSISSTSNEQLKVNQEPKTKKLRRSQNPEPKEEDPQPEMEAVSSSQEIPTSPHQPEKSSVSTQTRKGSTASPRTIHRCTQTNSDSSCQNRCHEKYTKIFNDVKEMMKVDNKRETERVVREALEKLRAEMEEERRQAVAKAVSGAQAEMERRCKQVKDKCKEELAEEVKKIMAQHKQLISQTKKKQWCYNCEEEAMYHCCWNTSYCSIKCQQEHWHADHKRTCRRKR
- the LOC108927701 gene encoding zinc finger MYND domain-containing protein 11-like isoform X2; the encoded protein is MSKEGMSRMVKKRQADPRVVQSIWAAIEVIRNQKQIANVDRISKYLSRVFGVHPKETARQLSLAVKDGLVVETLTVGCKGSKAGIEQEGYWLPGDETGSKKKNLNKQEMSKYLRFIVQRVRERAVDLNKKGKDTTQPMYRRLIHTPLDVSNIQENVAEGKYKSFEEFKADVQLIVHNTAILFGANSDQAEIARLLYSDTLHELNELHLCRTCFYLSNARPHNWFCYPCTPNHELVWARMKGFGFWPAKILQREENQVDVRFFGHQHQRAWIPADNIQDIQVSVQQLQVKRSAGWKKACEELALYQRFLREGRVWKARMEDRMEEEPESSISSTSNEQLKVNQEPKTKKLRRSQNPEPKEEDPQPEMEAVSSSQEIPTSPHQPEKSSVSTQTRKGSTASPRTIHRCTQTNSDSSCQNRCHEKYTKIFNDVKEMMKVDNKRETERVVREALEKLRAEMEEERRQAVAKAVSGAQAEMERRCKQVKDKCKEELAEEVKKIMAQHKQLISQTKKKQWCYNCEEEAMYHCCWNTSYCSIKCQQEHWHADHKRTCRRKR